DNA from Diaphorobacter limosus:
CTCGACGAAGCGGATGTCGCCCTGGATGGAATCCAGGCCCACGCCTTCAATTTTTATGCCATTTTGGCCATTTGCGCCCGCTGCAATTGCGCCTAAAGCTATGAAATAACTAGCAGATGAGGCATCTGCCTCGACATGGATGCTGCCCGGCGACTGGTAGCGGCTGCCGGCCGGGATGACAAAGCGCTGCCAGTTGTCGTGCCGCACGGCAATGCCAAAGCGCGCCAGCAACTCTAGCGTGATGTGGATGTAGGGCCTGGAGATCAGCTCGCCCACCACCTCGATCACCACGTCCTGCTTTATGGCCACCAGCGGCAGTGCCATCAGCAGGGCGGTGAGGAACTGGCTGGAGACATCGCCGCGCACGCGTATCGGCGCCTGCAGCTGCAGCGGCGGCAGACCGGCGCCATGCGCTATGCGTAGCGGCGGATAGCCGTCGTTGCCCAGATAGTCGATGTGGCAGCCGAGCTGGCGCAGCGCATCGACCAGGTCGCCAATCGGGCGCTCGTGCATGCGCGGCACGCCAGACAGCTCGTATTCGCCGCCCAGCAGCGCCAGCGCCGCGCTCAAAGGGCGCATGGCCGTGCCGGCGTTGCCCATGAACAGCCGTGCCGGCGAGCGTGGCGCGGCGCCACCCAGGCCGGTGATGCGCACCAGGTCGTTGCCGGCTTCGTCCACCGTGCAGCCGAGCTCACGCAGCGCGTCCAGCATCACGCGCGTGTCGTCGCTGGCCAGCAGGTCATGCACTTCGGTCGTCCCCTGGCTCAGGGCGGCCAGCAGCAGCACCCGGTTGGAGATGCTTTTGGAGCCGGGCAGCTGCACGCTGCCCGCCGCGCCCACCAGGGGCGGCAGGTCGAGAAATGGGGTGGCAAACATCAGGCGTCCTTGTGGCCGCGCTGCGCGCCCATGCGCCAGTGGGCGCGGGTGTGGCTGGCCAGGGTGATCAGGTCTTCCAGGGGTTGGTCGCTGCTGGCGCGCATGGCGTCCTCCAGCCCTTGCAGCGCCTGCTTGAACAGCTGCGACTGCGCCAACACCTCGTCGCGGTTGGCGCGCAGGATGTCGCGCCACATCTTCGGGTCGCTGGCGGCAATGCGCGTGAAGTCGCGAAAGCCCGGGCCGGCCAGGGCCAGCAGGTCGTCCGCCTGGGGCTGGCCGATGATGCTGGACAGCATGGCGAAGGCCAGCATATGCGGCAGGTGGCTCACGGCGGCAAAGCTGGCGTCGTGTGACTCGGGGGACATGCTGCTGACGCGGCTGCCCAGCTGTGTCCACAGCCCTTCGGCGCGGCGCAGCTGGGCCGTGAGCGTGCGCTCGGTGGGCGTGAGGATGACCTGGCGGCCGCGGTACAGGTCGGCCTCGGCATGTTCCACGCCCGAGACCTCGCGCCCGGTGATCGGGTGTGCCGGCACGAAGGAGCCGAACTGGTCACGCAGGGCGCGCTGCGCGGCCTGCACCACGTCGGCCTTGGTCGAGCCCACGTCCATGATCAGCATCTGCGGCGTGACCAGGTGTTTGATGGCCTTGAGCGTGGCCTCGGTGGCGGCTACGGGCACGGCCAGCAGCACGATGTCGGCGCCGGCCGCGGCCAGCAGGGCAGAGGGCGCCTCGACGTCGATCACGCCGAGCTGGCGCGCGCGCTCCGTCGTCGAGGGTGACTTGCTGTAGCCCACCACGCGCTGCACCAGGCCGGCCTTCTTCATGGCCAGGGCGAAGGAGCCGCCCATCAGGCCGCAACCGATCAGGCCGAGTTGTTCAAACATGGCCGCTCCTCATGCAGCGATGGGGTAGGTGCCCAGCAGCTTGTAGAAGGCGCACAGCTGTTGCAACTCGCCCAGGGCCTGGGCCACGTTGGGCTCGGCGGGGTGGCCCTCGATGTCGATGTAGAAGTAGTACTCCCACTGACCGGTGCGCGCGGGGCGCGACTCGAAGCGCGTCATCGACACGCCGTACTTCTTCAGCGGCACCAGCAGGTCGTGCACGGCGCCAGGGCGGTTCGGCACCGAGATGATGAGGCTGGTGCAATCGTGGCCCGAGGGCGCAGCGGTGGCCAGCGTGTGCGGCAGGCAGATGACGGCAAAGCGCGTGCGGTTGTAGGCCTCGTCCTGGATGGCATGGGCCACCACATGCAGGCCATATTGCTGCGCCGCGCGCTCGCTGGCCAGCGCCGCCCAGGCCGGATTCGTGGCGGCCAGGCGCGCGCCCTCGGCGTTGCTCGACACCGGGCGGCGCTCGGCGTGCGGCAGATGCTTGGACAGCCACGCCTGGCATTGCGCCAGCGCCTGGGGGTGGGCCAGCACGGCCTCGATGTGTTCGGCGTTGTTGACCTGGCGCAGCAGGTTGTGGCGCACCAAGAGGCTCACCTCGCCTACCACATGGCAGGGGGTGTGCAAAAACATGTCCAGCGAGCGTGTGACCACGCCCTCGTTGGAGTTCTCGACCCCCACCACGCCGTACTGGGCACTGCCCGCGGCCGTGGCGTGGAAGACTTCGTCGAAGTTGGCGCAGTACATCAGGTCGGCCGCGCCGCCAAAGTATTCGATGGCCGCCTGCTCGCAAAACGTGCCTTCGGGGCCGAGCACGGCAACGCGCTGGGGCGACTCAAGTGCCAGGCAGGCCGACATGATCTCGCGCCAGATGGCGGCCACATGCGCGCCCTTCAGCGGGCCGGGGTTGGCGCGGGTGATTTTCTCGATCACCTGGGCGACGCGGTCGGGCCGAAAGAAGGGCGTGCCCTCGCGCTTCTTGACCTCGCCCACCTGCTCGGCCACCTGGGCGCGCTGGTTGAGCAGGGTGAGCAGCTGCTGGTCGATGCTGTCGATCTGCACGCGCAGGCCGGCCAGGTCGGGGGAGGCTTGGGGTTCGGTCATGGGGCGTTGTGCGTTGTGCGTTGTGCGTGGAGCGATATGCGTGGGGCGTTGTGCGGTTGTGCTCAACGCTGGGCGCTGAATGCAAGACCTGGCATCAGGCTTGCTGGCGTTCGAATTCCTGCATGTAGTCCACCAGCGCCTGCACGCCCGCCAGCGGAATGGCGTTGTAGATGCTGGCGCGCATGCCGCCCACGGACTTGTGGCCCTTGAGCTGCAGCAGGCCGCGCGCCTTGGCGCCGGCCAGGAAGGCGTCGTTGCGGCTTTCGTCCTGTAGGAAGAACGGGATGTTCATGCGTGAGCGGCAGTTGGCGGCCACCTTGTTCACATAGAAGGGCGAGGCGTCGATGAAGTCGTACAGCAGCCGCGCCTTGGCAATGTTGCGCGCCTCCATGGCCGCTACGCCGCTCAAGGCCCCTTCTCGCTGCTTCTTGAGCCATTGGAAGGTCAGGCCCGCCATGTAGATGCCCCAGGTCGGCGGCGTGTTGTACATGGAGTGGTTGTCGGCCACGACACGATAGTCAAAGGCGCTGGGACAGGCGCTCAATGCATGGCCCAGCAGGTCGTCACGCACTATGACCATGGTCAGCCCGGCCGGGCCGATGTTCTTTTGCGCGCCGCCAAAGGCCAGGCCGACGCGGCTCCAATCGACGGGGCGCGAGGCGACATGGGAGGAAAAGTCGATCACCAGCGGCGCTTCGCTGCCCAGGCTTTTCAGGTCGGGCAGCTCGTGGAATTCGACGCCGTGGATGGTCTCGTTGCTGCAGATATGCACGTAGCTGGCGCCACGGCTGAGCTGCCAGCCCGCCGGGTCGGGCAGGGTGGTGAAGCCGCTGGCCTCGCCCGAGGCAGCGGTGTGTACCTCGGCCGCGTACTTGGCGGCTTCCTTGCGCGACTTCTGGCTCCAGCTGCCGGTGACCACGAAGTCCACGGTGGCCGCGCGCGAGAGGTTCAGTGGCACGATGGCGTTTTCGGCCAGGCCGCCGCCCTGCATGAACAGAATCTTGAACTCCGGCGGCACGGCCAGCAGCTCGCGCAGGTCGGCTTCGGCCTGTTCGTAGATGCTGATGAACTCCTTGCCGCGGTGGCTCATCTCCATCACGCCCATGCCGCTGCCATGCCAGTCCAGCATCTCGCTGGCGGCGCGTTGCAGCACCTCTTCGGGAATGGCGGCCGGGCCGGCCGAGAAGTTGTAGGGGCGATTCATGGCTATCAATCAAATATGCATCTAGCGCTTATGTGAAAAGCGCAAGCAGCTATTATTTTTATAATACTACGCGTCCACTGGAGGTGGTGCGTCCGTGTCGTGCGCCTCGGCTGCGGCATTGGCGTCGTTCTCCACGATGCGCTGCAGGCCGCTGAGCTTGGCGCCTTCGTCCAGCGAGATCAGTGTCACGCCCTGCGTCGCGCGGCCGAGCTCGCGGATCTCGGACACACGCGTGCGCACCAGCACACCGGTGTCGGTGATCAGCATGATCTCGTCGTCGGCATGCACCAGGGTGGCGGCCACGACCTTGCCGTTGCGCTCGCTTTGCTGGATGGCGATCATGCCCTTGGTGCCGCGGCCGTGGCGCGTGTACTCGACGATGCTGGTGCGCTTGCCGTAGCCGTTTTCGGTGGCGGTGAGCACGCTTTGCTCTTCGTCCTCGGCCACCAGCATGGCGATCACGCTCTGGCCGTCCTCCAGCATCATGCCGCGCACGCCGCGCGCCTGGCGGCCCAGCGGGCGCACGTCGTTTTCGTCAAAGCGCACGGCCTTGCCGCCGTCACTGAACAGCATCACGTCGTGCTGGCCGTCGGTCAGCGCCGCGCCTACAAGATAGTCGCCATCGTCCAGGTTCACGGCAATGATGCCGGCCTTGCGCGGGTTGGAAAATTCGTCGAGCGCCGTCTTCTTCACCGTGCCCATGCTGGTGGCCATGAAGATATAGCGGTCTTCGGGGAAGCTGCGCATTTCGCCGGTGAGCGGCAGCACGACGTTGATTTTTTCGCCCTCCTGCAGCGGGAACATGTTGACGATGGGCCGCCCGCGCGAGCCGCGCGAGCCGGCAGGCACCTCCCACACCTTGAGCCAGTACAGCCGGCCACGGTTGGAGAAACACAGGATGTAGTCATGCGTGTTGGCGATGAAGAGCTGGTCGATCCAGTCGTCCTCTTTGGTGGCCGCAGCCTGCTTGCCGCGTCCGCCGCGCTTTTGCGCGCGGTACTCCGATAGGGGCTGGCTCTTGATATAGCCGGTATGCGACAGCGTCACCACCATGTCGGTGGGCGTGATTAGGTCTTCGGTGGACAGGTCTTGCGCGCTGTGCTCGATCTCGCTACGGCGCGCGCCCAGCTTGGTTTGACCGAACTCCTGGCGCACGGCGGACAGCTCTTCACCGATGATGGTGGACACGCGTGCGGGCTTGGCCAGAATGTCCAGCAAGTCCTCGATGACCGCCATGATGTCCTTGTACTCGGCGACGATCTTGTCCTGCTCCAGGCCGGTCAGGCGCTGCAGGCGCATCTGCAAAATCTCTTGTGCCTGGGTGTCCGACAGGCGGTACAGGCCGCCGTCCTGCATGCCGTATTCGCGCTCCAGGCCCTCGGGGCGGTAGTCGTCGGCGCTCACCACGCCGCCGTCCTCGCGCGTGCGCGTCAGCATCTCGCGCACCAGCTGGCTGTCCCAGCTGCGGGCCATCAGCTCGGCCTTGGCCACCGGTGGCGTCGGGGCATTGCGGATGATGCGGATGAACTCGTCGATATTGGCTAGCGCCACGGCCAGGCCCTCGAGCACATGGCCGCGTTCGCGTGCCTTGCGCAGCTCGAACACGGTGCGGCGCGTCACGACCTCGCGGCGGTGGCCGATGAAGACCTCGATCAAGTCCTTCAGATTGCACAGCCTGGGCTGGCCGTCGACCAGCGCCACCATGTTCATGCCGAAGGTGTCCTGCAACTGCGTTTGCTTGTACAGGTTGTTGAGCACCACCTCGGGCACTTCGCCGCGCTTCAATTCAATCACCAGGCGCATGCCGGACTTGTCCGACTCATCCTGGATATGGCTGATGCCCTCGATCTTCTTGTCGTTGACCAGCTCGGCCATGCGCTCCTGCAGCGTCTTTTTGTTCACCTGGTAGGGCAGCTCATCGACGATGATGGCCTGGCGCTGGCCGCGGTCTATGTCCTCGAAGTGCACCTTGGCGCGCATCACCACGCGCCCGCGCCCGGTGCGGTAGCCGTCCTTGACGCCCTGGATGCCGTAGATGATGCCGGCCGTGGGGAAGTCGGGCGCGGGGATGATCTCCATCAGCTCATCAATCGTTGCCTCGGGGTGGCGCAGCAAGTGCAGGCAGGCATCGACGACTTCGTTAAGGTTGTGCGGCGGAATGTTCGTCGCCATGCCCACGGCAATGCCGGCGCTGCCGTTGACCAGCAGGTTCGGCAGGCGGCTGGGCAGCACCAGCGGTTCTTTCTCGCTGCCATCGTAGTTGGGCCCGAAGTCCACCGTCTCCTTGTCGATGTCGGCCAGCATCTCGTGGGCGATCTTCGACAGGCGGATTTCCGTGTAGCGCATCGCGGCGGCGTTGTCGCCATCGACCGAGCCGAAGTTGCCCTGGCCGTCGACCAGCATGTGGCGCAGAGAAAAATCCTGCGCCATGCGCACGATGGTGTCGTACACCGCGATGTCGCCGTGCGGGTGGTACTTACCGATGACGTCACCGACGATACGCGCCGACTTCTTGTACGGCCGGTTCCAGTCGTTGTTCAGCTCGTGCATCGCGAACAGCACGCGCCGGTGCACGGGCTTCAGGCCATCGCGCGCGTCGGGCAATGCCCGCCCGACGATCACGCTCATGGCGTAATCGAGGTAACTGCGGCGCATCTCCTCTTCCAGGCTGATGGGCAGGGTTTCTTTGGCAAACTGGGTCATAGAAGAAGGCGCGTACGACAGGGCGAAAGGGTCATTTTAGGCGCAAGCGCCTGTCGCAACTTCGCAACATATAGCGCCAAATGCGCGTTCGTCTTACGTTTCGCGGACATTGCCAGGGCGTTTTCGCCAATGACGTATGGCACAATCAATTCAACGTTTTTGGTGATGGTCACTGATCACGTCCCTGATTCGCAGCGCGGCTGCGCCTTAATCCCCAAGAGGAGAACCATGAAGAAACTGAACAAAGTGGCTATGTTGTTGGCCTCCGCCGTGCTCGCAACCTCGGCAGTCGCACAAGTCAAGGCCGCCGACGGCGGCAAGGTCGTCGACAACTGGCAGAACGGCTCTGGCGAGCTGGTCTGGAAGAACGGCACCAACGAACTGTGCTGGCGCGATGCCAACTGGACGCCTGCCACTGCCGCTGAAGGTTGCGACGGTGCCCTGGTGAAGGCCGCTCCAGCCGCTGCACCGGCTCCCGCACCTGCGCCCGCTCCGGCCGCTGCCGCTCCCGCTGCTCCCAAGCCCGCTCCTGCAGCTGCCAGCAAGGTGACTTACGCCGCCGATGCTTTCTTCGACTTCGACAAGTCCGTCCTGAAGCCCGAAGGCAAGGCCAAGCTGGACGACCTGGCCTCCAAGGTCAAGGGCATCAACCTGGAAGTGATCATCGCCGTGGGCCACACCGACTCCGTCGGTACCGATGCCTACAACCAGAAGCTGTCGGTGCGTCGCGCTGAAGCCGTCAAGGCTTACCTGGTGTCCAAGGGCATCGAGAAGAACCGCGTGTACACCGAAGGCAAGGGCGAGAAGCAGCCCGTTGCCGACAACAAGACCAAGGAAGGCCGCGCCAAGAACCGCCGCGTGGAAATCGAAGTCGTTGGCACCCGTGCCAACTGATCTCTCTGACGGTCAGAAAAAGCCCCGGCGACGGGGCTTTTTTTATGGCCCAAGCAGTACCAATGGGACAATGAGCGCATGAGCGAATCCGTAAATGCCGATCCGGCCGAACTGGCAAAATTCTCAGAGTTGGCGCATCGCTGGTGGGATCCCGATAGTGAGTTCCGCCCCCTGCACCAGATCAACCCACTGCGCCTGGACTGGATCAACCAACTGTCGCCACTTGAGGGGCAGCGGGTTCTTGATGTTGGCTGCGGCGGCGGCATTCTTTCCGATTCCATGGCCCGCAAAGGCGCTGATGTATTGGGAATCGACCTGGCGACCAAAGCATTGCGTGTAGCGCGCTTGCATGCACTGGAGGCGCAGACGACGCGCATCCAGTATCGTGAGATCAGTGCAGAAGCATTGGCCGATGAGGTACCCGCCTCGTTCGATACCGTAACCTGCATGGAGATGCTCGAGCATGTCCCCGACCCACAGTCTGTGGTGAGCGCTTGTGCTCGTCTCGTCAAGCCCGGTGGATGGGTGTTTTTCTCCACCATCAATCGCAATCCCAAGGCGTTTGCGCTGGCTATCGTTGGTGCAGAGTACCTGCTGAAGATGTTGCCACGGGGCACGCATGAATATGCAAAGTTCATTCAGCCGAGTGAACTGGCAGCGGCTTGTCGCCATGCGGGACTTGACGTGCTGCATACGCGTGGCATGCAATACAACCCGGTCACTGGACGCTATTGGCTCAGCGGTGACACCAGCGTTAACTACCTGTTTGCCACTCGGCGCCCTGTTGCATGACCACGAAGCAGTTTCCCCTCGTGCGCGCTGTTCTGTTCGACCTGGACGGGACATTGATTGACAGTGCTCCAGATCTTGGCGCTGCGGCCGACCGGCTGCGCACGGATCGCGGTCTTGAATCTTTGCCGCTGCATGCCTATCGCCCCCTGGCCGGCACCGGTGCGCGAGGTATGCTTTCGGTAGCCTTTGGCATAACCCCGGAACATCCAGACTTTCCCGGTTTGCGAGAGGAGTTCTTTTCCAACTACGAGCGTTGCATTCACGAGCGTACTGAAGTGTTTGCAGGCGTTCCTGAACTCGTTGCCACGCTGACACAACAGTCCATGAAATGGGGCGTGGTCACGAACAAGATGACCCGCTTCACGTCGCTGATTGCGCAGCGGGTAGCCCTTTTTGGGGATGCGGGCGCCATTGTCAGTGGGGACAGCACACCTTACTCCAAACCACATCCTGCACCGCTGTTTGCGGCAGCGGAGCAGCTGGGGTTGGAGCCCCATGAATGTATCTACGTAGGTGATGACGAGCGTGACATACAGGCTGGTCGAGCTGCCGGAATGGGCACGGTTGCCGCCATGTATGGCTACCTGGGCACTGGAGCGATGCCGGCCGGCTGGGGAGCTGATGCCATGATTTATTCCCCGCTTGACCTCTTGAAATTGCTCAAGTCGCACTAAAATAGGCCGCATGGGGCTGTCCCGGTTTCGACGTGGGTTCGGAATTGGTGTGGTGCATGTCGAGCTTGAGTGATGCTCGTAAATCTCCATTCACTAAAGTAACTGCAAACGACGAACGTTTCGCACTCGCCGCCTAAACCCGGTGAGCCTTGCAACAGCACGCTGATGGGCTGGGCAAGGGGGTAGCAATACCTCCCGGCTGCAAGGGAATTTACATCAGCTGGCCTCTAGCCGGGTACCTTGGCCTGGGGCGAGATCCAAGGGTACTGGTTTTCCGTAGAGCGTGCGTCTGCGCGATACGGGAGACGAGATTCAAATCAGAACGCTAAACATGTAGATCTGCTCAAGGAAGGCTTGCGGACGCGGGTTCAATTCCCGCCAGCTCCACCAATACCCAAAATCCCAACCCTCATCGGTTGGGATTTTTTTTGCCCGTTCCCCCAGTGTTGGCGCGGTTTCCGGGCCTGGCCTCGCGAGCGCCCCCCCTGCGAAGGCGGCGTTTTTGCCCCCGCCGACGCCTCCCTGTTCTCCGTTTGTTGACGCCGACCGAAAACTGAGCCACTTTTTGCGGTGATGCCGACGCAAATTTGAGCCAGGTGTTTTACCTACCCTGCTGCATTTTTGAGCAGGGGAATGAAGAAGGTGATCACCATGGACATGATTGGCAAGATCAGGCGGATGCACCGCCGGGACAAGAAGACGAAGAGGCAGATATCGAGGGAGACGGGGCTATCGAGGAACACGGTGGCCAAGTGGCTCGATGTTGAGTCGCTCGAGCCCAAGTACCGCCGGGAGGCGGTCAAGACCACGAAGCTGTCGGCCTATGAGGCCGAACTCACACAAGCGTTGAAGGCCGATGCCAGGCGGCCCAAGAAGGAGCGGCGCACGGCCAAGGCGCTGTTTGCGCAGATCAAGGCGGCCGGATACGAGGGTGGGTACACACGGGTGACGGACTTCATCCGCAAGTGGCGCCAAGGCAAAGGCCAGGGCGATGCAGCCAAGGCTTTCGTGCCCCTGACGTTCGAGCTGGGCGAGGCCTTCCAGTTCGACTGGAGCGAAGACGGGCTGGTGATCGGTGGGGTGTACTACCGGCTGCAGGTCTCGCACATGTTGCTGTGCGCCAGCGGCGCGTTCTGGCTGGTGGCCTACCCCAGCCAGGGCCACGAGATGCTGTTCGATGCCCACACCCGCAGCTTTGAGGCCCTGGGCGGCGTGGCGCGCCGGGGCATTTACGACAATATGAAGACGGCCGTTGACAAGGTCAAGAAGGGCAAGGGCCGCGTGGTCAACGCCCGCTTTGCCGCCATGTGCGCGCACTACCTGTTCGATGCGGACTTTTGCAACCGCGCCAGCGGCTGGGAGAAGGGGCGCGTGGAGAAGGACGTGCAGGACAGTCGCAGGCGCATCTGGCTGGAGGCCGGGCAGCGGCGCTTTGGCAGCTTTGCCGAACTCAACGCCTGGCTGGGCGAGCGCTGCCGGGCCCTGTGGCAGGAGTTGCGCCACCCGCAGCACAAAGAATTCAGCATCGCTGAGATGCTCGAACTCGAGCAAGAGCACCTCATGCCCATGCCTGCGGCGTTTGACGGCTACGTCGAGCACCCGGTGCGGGTCAGCAGCACCTGCCTGGTGACAGTGGCGCGCAACCGCTACTCGGTGCCCTGTGAATGGGCAGGGCAGATGGTCAGCACGCACCTGTACCCGGCGCAGATCGTGGTGGTGGCCGGCGATACCGTGGTGGCCACGCACGAGCGCCTGAGCGAGCGCAACCAGACACGCTACGACTGGCAGCACTACGTGCCACTGATCGAGCGCAAGCCAGGGGCGCTGCGCAACGGCGCTCCGTTTGCCGATCTGCCCGACCCCTTGCAACGCATGCGGCGCGCCCTGCTGCATCAGGACGGCGGCGACAAGGTCATGGCGCAGGTGCTGGCCGAAGTGCCCAAGCAAGGGCTGGACGCGGTACTGGTGGCGGTGGAGCTGGCGCTGCAGAGCGCCCCACCCTCAGGGCGGGTGAGCTGCGAACACGTCATCAACGTGCTGGCACGCTTGCAGGCACAGCCCCTGCCCGAGACAGTTGCGACCATCCTGCAGGTGAGCCAGGCCCCCCTGGCCGACACGGCACGCTACGACAGCCTGCGCACAGACATTGTCGTGCAGGAGGCCGATCATGCGTGAGTTGGACAAAGAGCTCAAAGAGCTGCGCCTGTATGGCATGGCGGGGGCCTGGGAGGATCTGGTCAAGCAAGGCGGTCATGCGACATGGGAGGCTCGCGCTGGTTGCTGGAGCACCTGCTGCAGGCCGAGGCGGCGACCGTGCCATGCGCTCGATCAGCTACCAGATGCACACGGCCAAGTTCCCTGTGCACCGCGACCTGGCGGGCTTTGACTTCGAGTGCTCGCCGGTGGGCAGAAAGCTGATCGAACAGCTCGCAGGCATGGCGTTCACCGAGCAGGCGCACAACGTGGTGCTGGTAGGTGGCCCCGGCACGGGCAAGACGCACCTGGCCACGGCCATCGGCGTGGCGGGCATCACGCGCCATGGCTCACGGGTGCGGTTTTACTCCACAGTGGATCTGGTCAACGCGCTGGAGCAGGAGAAGGCCCAGGGCAAGGCGGGGCGCATCGCAGCGAGCTTGCAGCGCATGGATCTGGTCATCCTCGATGAACTGGGGAGTGTCAGGATTTCTGTGTGTGAGGCTGTTGAATCCGTCACTCAATCTGGGAGTGTCAGGATTTCTGTGTGTGAGGCTGTTGAATCCGTCACTCAATCGTGAGGCGGTTTGGTGATCTTACTGGCCCGATCTGGTAAATCGGTCCTCGTAGAGGATCGCAAATTGGTTCATCGCTGATTTCCAGTGGTTGGCCGCCCGCCCCCAGTCCGCGGTGATGTTGCGCAGCGCCAGCCAGATCAGCTTGGTGGCCGCCTCGTCGCTGGGGAAGTGGCCGCGCGTTTTGATGATCTTGCGCAGCCGTGCGTTCACGCTCTCGATGGCGTTGGTGGTGTAGATCACGCGCCGCACCTCGGGCGGGAAGGCGAAGAACGGGATGACCTTGTCCCAGGCCCGGCGCCAGGCGCTGACCACGGTCGGGAACCGCTGCCCCCAGGGGCCGGCCGCAAACGCATCCAAC
Protein-coding regions in this window:
- the pheA gene encoding prephenate dehydratase, which produces MTEPQASPDLAGLRVQIDSIDQQLLTLLNQRAQVAEQVGEVKKREGTPFFRPDRVAQVIEKITRANPGPLKGAHVAAIWREIMSACLALESPQRVAVLGPEGTFCEQAAIEYFGGAADLMYCANFDEVFHATAAGSAQYGVVGVENSNEGVVTRSLDMFLHTPCHVVGEVSLLVRHNLLRQVNNAEHIEAVLAHPQALAQCQAWLSKHLPHAERRPVSSNAEGARLAATNPAWAALASERAAQQYGLHVVAHAIQDEAYNRTRFAVICLPHTLATAAPSGHDCTSLIISVPNRPGAVHDLLVPLKKYGVSMTRFESRPARTGQWEYYFYIDIEGHPAEPNVAQALGELQQLCAFYKLLGTYPIAA
- the ubiG gene encoding bifunctional 2-polyprenyl-6-hydroxyphenol methylase/3-demethylubiquinol 3-O-methyltransferase UbiG, which gives rise to MSESVNADPAELAKFSELAHRWWDPDSEFRPLHQINPLRLDWINQLSPLEGQRVLDVGCGGGILSDSMARKGADVLGIDLATKALRVARLHALEAQTTRIQYREISAEALADEVPASFDTVTCMEMLEHVPDPQSVVSACARLVKPGGWVFFSTINRNPKAFALAIVGAEYLLKMLPRGTHEYAKFIQPSELAAACRHAGLDVLHTRGMQYNPVTGRYWLSGDTSVNYLFATRRPVA
- the serC gene encoding 3-phosphoserine/phosphohydroxythreonine transaminase — encoded protein: MNRPYNFSAGPAAIPEEVLQRAASEMLDWHGSGMGVMEMSHRGKEFISIYEQAEADLRELLAVPPEFKILFMQGGGLAENAIVPLNLSRAATVDFVVTGSWSQKSRKEAAKYAAEVHTAASGEASGFTTLPDPAGWQLSRGASYVHICSNETIHGVEFHELPDLKSLGSEAPLVIDFSSHVASRPVDWSRVGLAFGGAQKNIGPAGLTMVIVRDDLLGHALSACPSAFDYRVVADNHSMYNTPPTWGIYMAGLTFQWLKKQREGALSGVAAMEARNIAKARLLYDFIDASPFYVNKVAANCRSRMNIPFFLQDESRNDAFLAGAKARGLLQLKGHKSVGGMRASIYNAIPLAGVQALVDYMQEFERQQA
- a CDS encoding HAD-IA family hydrolase, coding for MTTKQFPLVRAVLFDLDGTLIDSAPDLGAAADRLRTDRGLESLPLHAYRPLAGTGARGMLSVAFGITPEHPDFPGLREEFFSNYERCIHERTEVFAGVPELVATLTQQSMKWGVVTNKMTRFTSLIAQRVALFGDAGAIVSGDSTPYSKPHPAPLFAAAEQLGLEPHECIYVGDDERDIQAGRAAGMGTVAAMYGYLGTGAMPAGWGADAMIYSPLDLLKLLKSH
- the ompA gene encoding outer membrane protein OmpA, which codes for MKKLNKVAMLLASAVLATSAVAQVKAADGGKVVDNWQNGSGELVWKNGTNELCWRDANWTPATAAEGCDGALVKAAPAAAPAPAPAPAPAAAAPAAPKPAPAAASKVTYAADAFFDFDKSVLKPEGKAKLDDLASKVKGINLEVIIAVGHTDSVGTDAYNQKLSVRRAEAVKAYLVSKGIEKNRVYTEGKGEKQPVADNKTKEGRAKNRRVEIEVVGTRAN
- the istA gene encoding IS21 family transposase, which produces MDMIGKIRRMHRRDKKTKRQISRETGLSRNTVAKWLDVESLEPKYRREAVKTTKLSAYEAELTQALKADARRPKKERRTAKALFAQIKAAGYEGGYTRVTDFIRKWRQGKGQGDAAKAFVPLTFELGEAFQFDWSEDGLVIGGVYYRLQVSHMLLCASGAFWLVAYPSQGHEMLFDAHTRSFEALGGVARRGIYDNMKTAVDKVKKGKGRVVNARFAAMCAHYLFDADFCNRASGWEKGRVEKDVQDSRRRIWLEAGQRRFGSFAELNAWLGERCRALWQELRHPQHKEFSIAEMLELEQEHLMPMPAAFDGYVEHPVRVSSTCLVTVARNRYSVPCEWAGQMVSTHLYPAQIVVVAGDTVVATHERLSERNQTRYDWQHYVPLIERKPGALRNGAPFADLPDPLQRMRRALLHQDGGDKVMAQVLAEVPKQGLDAVLVAVELALQSAPPSGRVSCEHVINVLARLQAQPLPETVATILQVSQAPLADTARYDSLRTDIVVQEADHA
- a CDS encoding prephenate dehydrogenase → MFEQLGLIGCGLMGGSFALAMKKAGLVQRVVGYSKSPSTTERARQLGVIDVEAPSALLAAAGADIVLLAVPVAATEATLKAIKHLVTPQMLIMDVGSTKADVVQAAQRALRDQFGSFVPAHPITGREVSGVEHAEADLYRGRQVILTPTERTLTAQLRRAEGLWTQLGSRVSSMSPESHDASFAAVSHLPHMLAFAMLSSIIGQPQADDLLALAGPGFRDFTRIAASDPKMWRDILRANRDEVLAQSQLFKQALQGLEDAMRASSDQPLEDLITLASHTRAHWRMGAQRGHKDA
- the gyrA gene encoding DNA gyrase subunit A, which codes for MTQFAKETLPISLEEEMRRSYLDYAMSVIVGRALPDARDGLKPVHRRVLFAMHELNNDWNRPYKKSARIVGDVIGKYHPHGDIAVYDTIVRMAQDFSLRHMLVDGQGNFGSVDGDNAAAMRYTEIRLSKIAHEMLADIDKETVDFGPNYDGSEKEPLVLPSRLPNLLVNGSAGIAVGMATNIPPHNLNEVVDACLHLLRHPEATIDELMEIIPAPDFPTAGIIYGIQGVKDGYRTGRGRVVMRAKVHFEDIDRGQRQAIIVDELPYQVNKKTLQERMAELVNDKKIEGISHIQDESDKSGMRLVIELKRGEVPEVVLNNLYKQTQLQDTFGMNMVALVDGQPRLCNLKDLIEVFIGHRREVVTRRTVFELRKARERGHVLEGLAVALANIDEFIRIIRNAPTPPVAKAELMARSWDSQLVREMLTRTREDGGVVSADDYRPEGLEREYGMQDGGLYRLSDTQAQEILQMRLQRLTGLEQDKIVAEYKDIMAVIEDLLDILAKPARVSTIIGEELSAVRQEFGQTKLGARRSEIEHSAQDLSTEDLITPTDMVVTLSHTGYIKSQPLSEYRAQKRGGRGKQAAATKEDDWIDQLFIANTHDYILCFSNRGRLYWLKVWEVPAGSRGSRGRPIVNMFPLQEGEKINVVLPLTGEMRSFPEDRYIFMATSMGTVKKTALDEFSNPRKAGIIAVNLDDGDYLVGAALTDGQHDVMLFSDGGKAVRFDENDVRPLGRQARGVRGMMLEDGQSVIAMLVAEDEEQSVLTATENGYGKRTSIVEYTRHGRGTKGMIAIQQSERNGKVVAATLVHADDEIMLITDTGVLVRTRVSEIRELGRATQGVTLISLDEGAKLSGLQRIVENDANAAAEAHDTDAPPPVDA